The window TCCACACATTGCAGGTTGGTGGGCTTGGGATTGGGTAAGAGGAGTTGAGCATCAATTGATGCAGAATATCGACGAGTAGGCTGAAGCCCGCCCGCCCGTTCAGCTACACGATACACAGTATATTCAAGAACGGGTAAGCAGCAAGCGGAGGGGAGAAATGGGACGTTTGCAAAGGAAGAGCCATCGAGGTACGGTATACTGGCAAGTCAAGACGAGATACTCCTACTTacaggtgtacagtaagtccAGTAGTCTTACAAGATGGTGTCGGCACTGCAATAACAGCTTATCCACCGAGTATCCGACGAAAACGAAACTCAGAAGAATAGtgtaagtaagcaagtacaagcaagttAGTaaatgtagttgtacgtaagtacatgcacttgttcgtgcaagtacggactAAGTACGGGGAGTACTTAGAGGCAATAATCATACTTGGACGGAGTAGGTCTTTTTGATACTTGCAATTTGCAATAATCtctgtatactgtacaagtaagtacttacaagtaagtacaagtacttatgcaCTTACGCGTACGATGGGTCCATGCCCGAAGGTACAAGTaaaggtactccgtactccgtacaataatAAGTATTACGTCGAAACAAGTCAATCTTCTCGAGGACCGGAAAAAAGCTGGTCCTGTCCTGTCCAGGGGAAAAGTCTTGGGAGTACTGAGTACAAGTcaagtgtacaagtaagtacatgtacttgcatgtactccattCATGTACCTCCATCCCTCCTCCCATTGTGGTGGCAGCCAACGGCAAGCAATTgcatgtaccagtactactcGTACAGGGTACCATACGTACCGTGCTAGTCATTGGCAGGCAGCCGAAGCTCCAAGCTGTCCTCACCTTCGCACGTCGGCACCTATCTGGTTCGAGATCTTCAACCCCCATCAACCTCGACGGGCCTCACCATCGACCATTCGGCCACCATGACGGCCACAGACAAACTCCGCTCTACGGGCGCAAGCTCGGAAAGCACGAGAACTATGCTGAGAGTTGTCATTCTCTgtctcatcgccgccgctgccgtttCCAGCCGTCTCTTTTCCGTCATTCGTACGTGCGCTCCTCGTCCATGGTTTTCTCGCCCGCTGTCCCGCTTAACCCGGATGCGTGCTAACTGCTCTTCCCTCGCAGGTTTCGAGAGCATCATTCACGAATGTCAGCTCAATCCAGTCCCGCACCGCGACGTCCTGCCGTCTCAAATGCTAACCTCCTCCAGTCGATCCGTGGTTCAACTTCCGCGCGACCAAGTATCTCGTTGCCAATGGCTTTTACAAGTTCTGGGACTGGTTCGACGACCGGACCTGGCACCCTCTCGGTCGAGTCACCGGTGGCACACTCTATCCGGGCCTCATGGTCACGTCGGGTGTCATCTACCACGCTCTGCGAGCCATGACCATCCCCGTCGATATTCGCAACGTCTGCGTTCTTCTCGCGCCTGCCTTCTCCGGCCTGACGGCCTTTTCAGCCTATCTCCTTACGAATGAGATGaccacctcgccgtccgccggTCTactggccgccgccttcatGGGAATCGCCCCCGGCTACATCTCGCGATCCGTTGCCGGCAGCTACGACAACGAGGCCATTGCCATCTTCCTCCTTGTCTTCACCTTTTACCTGTGGATCAAGGCTGTCAAGCTGGGATCCATGCTCTGGGGCGCGCTGTGCGCCCTGTTCTACGGCTATATGGTTGCCTCGTGGGGTGGATATGCCTTCATCACCTGCCTGTTGCCCCTGCACACCTTCGTGCTCATCTGCATGGGACGCTACAGCACTCGTCTCTACGTCAGCTACTGCACTTGGTACGCCTTGGGAACGCTGGCCAGCATGCAGATCCCCTTTGTCGGATTCTTGCCCGTCAAGACGAGCGAGCATATGCCCGCGCTTGGTACGAGACGGCTTGCGGACCATCGCCTGACTTGTGCTCTGTGACTGACTGACGACGGCAGGCATCTTCGGCTTCATCCAGCTCGTCGCTTTCATCCAGTACGTTCGATCCGTCATCTCCGGCCGACAGCTGCAGACCTTGCTCGCGGCCATTGTCATCGCTACATTCGGCATCGgactcgtcggcctcgtcggcctgacTTCGCTCGGCTACATCGCACCGTGGAACGGACGTTTCTACTCCCTCTGGGACACGGGCTATGCCAAAATTCACATCCCCATCATCGCATCCGTCTCCGAGCACCAGCCTACCGCCTGGCCTGCCTTTTTCTTCGACCTCAACATGCTCATCTGGCTCTTCCCCGCCGGCATTTACTTGTGCTTCCAGGATCTCCGCGATGAGCACGTCTTCGTCATCGTATATGGTCTCTTCGGCAGCTACTTTGCCGGCGTCATGGTCCGACTCATGCTCACCCTTACCCCCATCGTCTGCGTCACCGGTGGCATGGCCGTTTCCTACGTCCTCGACATCTATCTGAGGACCAAGTCGCCCGTCCCGGAAGAGGTTGAGGCCGCgtcatcggcgccgccgtcgaagaaGGCCGCCAAGAGCCACGGTCTCCGCGGAAGCGAAAAGCCTTCTGTCGGAATCTTCGCCTCGACCGCCAAGACGAGCGTCGTTTCCTCCTTGATCATCTACCTGCTCATGTTTGTCTcccactgtacttgggtcACCTCCAACGCGTACTCCTCTCCCTCCGTGGTTCTCGCGAGCCGATTGCCCGACGGGTCCCAGCACATCATCGACGACTACCGAGAGGCCTACCAATGGCTCCGCCAGAACACGAAGGAGGACGCCAAGATTTTGTCGTGGTGGGACTACGGATATCAGATTGGCGGCATGGCTGACCGGCCGACGCTTGTGGATAACAACACTTGGAACAACACACACATTGCGACGGTGGGCAAAGTCATGGCCTCGCGCGAGGAGGTCAGCTATCCCATCATGCGTCAGCACGAAGTCGACTATGTCTTGGTCGTGTTCGGAGCGCTGCTCGGCTACAACGGAGATGACATTAACAAGTTCCTCTGGATGATTCGAATTGCCGAAGGCATCTGGCCAGACGAGGTCAAGGAACGCGACTTCTTCACCCGCCGCGGTGAGTACCGTGTTGAC of the Drechmeria coniospora strain ARSEF 6962 chromosome 01, whole genome shotgun sequence genome contains:
- a CDS encoding oligosaccharyl transferase STT3 subunit; the encoded protein is MTATDKLRSTGASSESTRTMLRVVILCLIAAAAVSSRLFSVIRFESIIHEFDPWFNFRATKYLVANGFYKFWDWFDDRTWHPLGRVTGGTLYPGLMVTSGVIYHALRAMTIPVDIRNVCVLLAPAFSGLTAFSAYLLTNEMTTSPSAGLLAAAFMGIAPGYISRSVAGSYDNEAIAIFLLVFTFYLWIKAVKLGSMLWGALCALFYGYMVASWGGYAFITCLLPLHTFVLICMGRYSTRLYVSYCTWYALGTLASMQIPFVGFLPVKTSEHMPALGIFGFIQLVAFIQYVRSVISGRQLQTLLAAIVIATFGIGLVGLVGLTSLGYIAPWNGRFYSLWDTGYAKIHIPIIASVSEHQPTAWPAFFFDLNMLIWLFPAGIYLCFQDLRDEHVFVIVYGLFGSYFAGVMVRLMLTLTPIVCVTGGMAVSYVLDIYLRTKSPVPEEVEAASSAPPSKKAAKSHGLRGSEKPSVGIFASTAKTSVVSSLIIYLLMFVSHCTWVTSNAYSSPSVVLASRLPDGSQHIIDDYREAYQWLRQNTKEDAKILSWWDYGYQIGGMADRPTLVDNNTWNNTHIATVGKVMASREEVSYPIMRQHEVDYVLVVFGALLGYNGDDINKFLWMIRIAEGIWPDEVKERDFFTRRGEYRVDQDATDTMKNSLMYKMSYYNYHTMFPPGKAVDRVRNSRLPEEGPVLNTLEEAFTSENWIIRIYKVKDLDNVGRDLFSAAAFDRGQRKKKLNKKRGPRVLRVD